ATGCCACTTGGTTCGCTTTTTTAAAAAGTAATCCAGAACGATGAAGCCATTGTACTGATAAGGAGAGTTAACAATAGGATATTTGTTGAGAAAATTGTTTCGCTTTCCTCTTATTTCTTTTCGCGATGTCAAGAAATCCCAATCGGCTTGAAGTATGGCTTTGATACTGCCAATATCAAAACTAAACAAAAATTTGAATATGGCAAGCAAGTCAAAAGCGAATCTAAGCGGAATTTTCCAAAATAGATCCGAATAGCGTGAATTTGTGTAAAGAGTTATTAATGAGTTTTTAAAGTTCAAATACGTTTTTCGGGGATTGCCCATCGGCAGAGTTCCCCCTCCCACATGATAAACTTTGCTTTCGCCGCAGTAATAAATTTTTTTGCCCAAGCGATTGATTTTCCAACATAGATCGATTTCTTCCATATGCGCGAAAAAGTCTTCATCGAATCCTTCTATGGCATGGTATATTTCAGAACGGATAAATAATGCCGCGCCACTAGCCCAAAAAATGGGATAGGTCTTATTGAATTCAGGTTGATCTTCTTCCACAGTATCAAAAATTCTTCCTTTGCAAAAGGGGTAGCCCAAAATGTCTATAAAACCTCCAGCAGCTCCGGCATACTCCAAGTGCGATTTGTTCTTGAAAGACAGAATTTTAGGCTGGCATGCAGCAATCTGTTCATCAGAGTCCATTAACTTTAAAATAGGCTCTATCCATTTTTCCGAGACTTCAACATCGGAGTTGAGCAAGATGTAGTATTTGGATTCAACTTCTTTCAGAGCATCGTTATAACCTTTGGCAAAACCGCCATTTACCGGGTTTTGAATGATTCTTATCTCCGGGTAGCTATTTTGAAGAAATTGGACGGAATGATCTGTGGATTTGTTGTCAGCGACGATTACTTCCGCTATTCCCGAATGCTCCATTACTGAAGGCAAAAATTTTTCTAGGAAATGCTTACCATTGAAGTTTAGAATAATAATCGCTGCTTTCGTCATATTGGGTAGGGTAAAACCAAGAATTTAAGCTTATTCTTGGTTTTGATGTATGTTTTTTATTAAAAAAGACCTCCAAGATTGCTTAAGTCCATTCCAGGAATATTAGGCAATAATCCTTCCGTGGATTTTTTCAACTCCGCTTTGGCTATTTGCTCTGCTTCTTCATTGGCTTTGTTGACCGCAGCGACGATTAGGTCTTGCATCATTTCTTTATCATCAGCATTCAATAGAGAAGAGTCAACATCAAGCGATATTACTTGTTTTTTTCCATTGACAGTTGCTTTCACTAAACCAGCTCCTGATTCTCCATGCGCACGAACATCAACAAGCTTCTCTTGGGCTTCTTTGACTTTGGCTTGCACCTCTTTCATTTTGCCCATCATTTTCATCATATCGAACATAGTCGAGAATTTTTATCTTTAATTCTGTAAAATCTTTTTGCGTGGCGAGCTTCTGAATACCTTTTTAATAATAGAGATATATATTAATTATCTAGACTTGTTATTGGCAATAGACGAACGCCCTTACAACTTACGTA
The Aureibacter tunicatorum DNA segment above includes these coding regions:
- a CDS encoding glycosyltransferase family 2 protein, which codes for MTKAAIIILNFNGKHFLEKFLPSVMEHSGIAEVIVADNKSTDHSVQFLQNSYPEIRIIQNPVNGGFAKGYNDALKEVESKYYILLNSDVEVSEKWIEPILKLMDSDEQIAACQPKILSFKNKSHLEYAGAAGGFIDILGYPFCKGRIFDTVEEDQPEFNKTYPIFWASGAALFIRSEIYHAIEGFDEDFFAHMEEIDLCWKINRLGKKIYYCGESKVYHVGGGTLPMGNPRKTYLNFKNSLITLYTNSRYSDLFWKIPLRFAFDLLAIFKFLFSFDIGSIKAILQADWDFLTSRKEIRGKRNNFLNKYPIVNSPYQYNGFIVLDYFLKKRTKWHDFEFLKTKNKK
- a CDS encoding YbaB/EbfC family nucleoid-associated protein, whose protein sequence is MFDMMKMMGKMKEVQAKVKEAQEKLVDVRAHGESGAGLVKATVNGKKQVISLDVDSSLLNADDKEMMQDLIVAAVNKANEEAEQIAKAELKKSTEGLLPNIPGMDLSNLGGLF